GGTGCCGCGTGCGGAGACCTTCACCTCCCCGTCCTCCCCGTCGCGCTTCTCCGCGAACGCGACGATCGGCTTCTCCCGGCTGATGCCGCCGTTGCCGAGGGCCATCCCCGCGACGATGCCGACGATCGTCTCCCGGATTCGGTCGCCCGCGTGGAACCACTGGACGTGCTCCTCGTGGGTGACGCCCTCGCTCGTGACGAGGTCGATCCCCGCCGAGAGGTTCCGCCGGTGCTCGCGCAGGAGTTTGCGCGCGCGTTCGAGCGCCTCGGCGCGGTCGCCCAGACAGACCCCGAGGCCGACGTCGGCGCGCTCGTAGCGCGCGGTGGCGTTCAGCAGCGTGGAGAACTCGCTTGCGTCCCGGAGTTCGGTGCCGACCGGCTCCCGGCTCAGGACGTAGGAGGTGCCGACGAGGTCGTCGATCTTGCTCGCGGGGACGCCGCTCGAAACCGCCCGCTGGACGAGCGCGCTCGCGACCCGCCGTTTCTCCTCGCCGGTCAGGTCGGCCCAGCGGCGCCACTCGCCGTCGCGTTTCAACTCGAGGTCGAGACCGTCGAGAAAGCGCAACGCGCCGCCCGCGTCGTTCGAGATGCCGGGGACGTGGACGTCCGTGGCGTACTCGAGCAGTTTCGGGAGCGGCCGGGTCTGTTTCCCGTAGAGCGCGAGGTCGGTCGCGGTTTCGAGGACGCCGGCCGCCTCGCCCTCCTCGACGATGGCCGCGTTCGCGCCGCGCAGTTCGCCGCCGGAGGCCTGCATGTCGCCGACGGCGCCGACGACGGCCAGCGCGGCGAGGTCGCGGTTGTCCGCCCGGGGCGCGTCGGCCGCGGTGCCGCCGTCCGTGGCGGCCCGTCCGTCGGTCACGTCCGCCAGCGCCCGCGCGAGGACGTAACTCGCGCCGGCGCCGGACAGTTCGGAGGCGCCGTCGATGCCGAACAACAGCGGGTTGAGGTGGTACTCGGTGTCGGCGTCGGCGGGCCGGTGGTGGTCCGCGACGACGGGCGTGAACGCGCCCCGTCGCTCGTGGTCGGTTATCTCGTCGAGTTGGCCGCTCCCGAAGTCCGTAAAGAGCACCGTCTCGTAGTCCGTCGCCGCGATCCGCGCGATCGCCTCGGCGTCGAGTTGCTTCTCGAAGACCGCCTCGAACGGGACGCCCGCGCGTTCGAGCGCGCTCGCGGCGATCGCGGCGCTGGTCAGCCCGTCGGCGTCGATGTGGGAGGCGAGCAGGACGCGATCCGCCGCCGCGAGTCGCTTCGCGCACGCGGCCGCTCGCTCCTCGAGTTCGGGAACCGGCCCTGCCATCGGTCGTCACTGGGTCGGCTTGCGTCATAAAGTCGCGGTTGCTAGAGCGGGAGGACGAGCCCGTTCCCGTCCTCGGCGCGCTCGAACGCGTCGGCGGTCCCGAACGGCGCCGAGCGCTCGCGCATCGT
The Salinilacihabitans rarus DNA segment above includes these coding regions:
- a CDS encoding single-stranded-DNA-specific exonuclease RecJ, which gives rise to MAGPVPELEERAAACAKRLAAADRVLLASHIDADGLTSAAIAASALERAGVPFEAVFEKQLDAEAIARIAATDYETVLFTDFGSGQLDEITDHERRGAFTPVVADHHRPADADTEYHLNPLLFGIDGASELSGAGASYVLARALADVTDGRAATDGGTAADAPRADNRDLAALAVVGAVGDMQASGGELRGANAAIVEEGEAAGVLETATDLALYGKQTRPLPKLLEYATDVHVPGISNDAGGALRFLDGLDLELKRDGEWRRWADLTGEEKRRVASALVQRAVSSGVPASKIDDLVGTSYVLSREPVGTELRDASEFSTLLNATARYERADVGLGVCLGDRAEALERARKLLREHRRNLSAGIDLVTSEGVTHEEHVQWFHAGDRIRETIVGIVAGMALGNGGISREKPIVAFAEKRDGEDGEVKVSARGTHALVRRGLDLSAVMGEASRAVGGDGGGHDVAAGATVPKGEEEAFVARADELVGEQLS